A single region of the Fenollaria sporofastidiosus genome encodes:
- a CDS encoding ASCH domain-containing protein, producing MNMREQIEKYIKENQLNVSDESIWSFDESIEEELLYLISHGIKTATSSLYKFYEMENEDLPKVGNLSIITNSKGEYQVLIETIRVEIVQFKEVSSEHAYKEGEGNRTLEYWKKVHIDFFNNELKEIDESLKDDDLVVLEEFKVLVGMKI from the coding sequence ATGAATATGAGAGAGCAAATTGAAAAATACATTAAAGAAAATCAATTAAATGTTAGTGATGAGTCTATTTGGAGTTTTGATGAGAGTATTGAAGAGGAACTGTTATATTTAATATCTCATGGAATAAAAACCGCCACATCTTCACTGTATAAATTTTATGAAATGGAAAATGAGGATTTACCAAAAGTTGGTAATTTAAGTATCATTACAAATAGTAAAGGTGAATATCAAGTTCTTATAGAAACTATTAGAGTTGAAATTGTTCAGTTTAAAGAGGTATCGTCTGAACATGCATATAAAGAAGGTGAAGGAAACAGAACATTAGAATATTGGAAAAAAGTGCATATAGATTTTTTTAACAATGAACTAAAAGAAATAGATGAATCATTAAAAGATGATGATTTAGTAGTTTTAGAGGAATTTAAAGTATTAGTAGGTATGAAAATTTGA